From Limisphaera ngatamarikiensis, one genomic window encodes:
- a CDS encoding autotransporter-associated beta strand repeat-containing protein — protein sequence MDHELTDTPRPDAKDTGPTPAGQRTPPPLRRSLAAYLGILTLVGALGPVLQTPAQIPAFPGAEGFGAFARGGRGGDVYYVTNLNSSGPGSFADAIATAPAAGRTIVFGVSGYIRINKFNLNKSRITIAGQTAPGDGIGFEFGPLIINGSDIVIRHVRFRYGRRDAGGDCINLGNGVTNILLDHLSVMFSTDENISSFSQNPRPDFITFQWSLNAWGLESHSCGGLWDFNRVTTHHTLWAHNHTRNPKARPDGLLDWINNVTYDWDIGFIMGDSTTPANWKANVIGNYFICPPGNLRSVALEKASLDRNGNYNFTLHVANNLFDNNGNTVLDGSDRGFAIASGSYRAATSPIVVPGPQVPVTVDPPLTAYKKVISQAGALRLDALAGIPLRDEVDSILIDNLRNWRRMRVSSESQTGASNNGWGQLNSAPAPTDTDRDGMPDDWELTLGWDPVAPDHNVPLPATHGVLAPPTFFPPGTPAGYTRLEEYLHFKASPHAIIPRNTPEKPSSFTVDLRRYTLGFDKPPVVFTLSRISGGSAELLADGCTVRFTPDPGFTGRAGFDFTVTDGDGSTWTQSFLVLVSAARVPRNLRWQGDGTQNLWDTNTPSFRDATGPTAFEPGDHVRFDDSGSNTPPITLVGSLSPGSVEVSASVDYTFTGPGSLTGPMSLTKRGPGTLILGTTNDYSGGTTLAGGILVLTNHTLAAGTGPIRMEGGDLWLAAPGGPAVYSQPLEIRAPATLHIPGTGNANQAWGGPITGTEPLTLDIAAGGTFSARSGMNLTGYAGVIRLIGPGWFRWQGGSGSSTTEFDLGPQGTMISRDGGTVTLGSLRGGPGSSLAGASVSANLTTYQIGPRGSSTFEGVIRDGVAPTRIVKLGDGTLTLTGTNLHTGGTWIGAGTLRMDGHHGPAPVIVSNNATLSGTGFIQGPVTVLTGGRIDPGGADVGTLTLAGGLTLNSPTLVFDLASTPEGPSDRIRLQGGLLTMNSLQTYQFRLREGRLHAGTYTLIEGGDNTSVSSAVFTHNLPGGTRQTFQIQRPPAGNGECYVRLIVQGNPATLIWRGLQNNLWDLTTTNWWNDGQPDRFYPLDAVVVDDTSAHSPEISLATALTPASVLVNITTDRTFSGPGALTGSGSLTKTGPGTLHIRNTNTTFQGTVHVMGGTLNLAVAGSTLGQGPLILSGEGTFQMPPTAVQYNYSGTLTVPAGESGTLYSPGLFNQVLGPLVSGDTNSVLRIAGGVSFGGADSQQFDRFQGTIHVLPGATLRFALASSGNTFGSLIPTFRVDGSLRPRNAGNTIRLGAIAGTGALEGPQSNAGSGDTLYIIGGNNRSSTFDGILSSNTAVAGSRVLLRKVGIGRLTLRGPSTYTGGTTVEAGTLVVNNTTGSGTGTGEVRVLAGATLAGTGTIAGPTTLEDHARLAPGDNGPGTLTFLGDLELNEFSELDFDLGTASDQILVRGALTLAGRLNVNPGPGFGPGTYTLIRCDPNQPFHNGGLVPGETPPGFQYEIEAIPGEVRLHVRPIAPPQFTSWQWHEQTLRLTAEGGPPNTPCILLSTTNLALPLEIWRPLATNVFDTRGRSEWVLPVDQTEPVRFLRLWVP from the coding sequence ATGGACCACGAACTCACCGACACCCCGCGACCAGATGCGAAGGACACCGGTCCAACCCCCGCCGGGCAGCGCACCCCCCCGCCCCTTCGCAGGTCCCTCGCCGCATACCTGGGCATTCTGACACTGGTCGGCGCCCTGGGTCCGGTCCTGCAGACCCCGGCCCAAATCCCGGCCTTCCCCGGCGCCGAGGGTTTCGGCGCCTTCGCCCGCGGCGGCCGCGGCGGCGATGTCTATTACGTCACCAATCTCAACAGCAGCGGCCCCGGCTCCTTCGCCGACGCCATCGCCACGGCACCCGCCGCCGGCCGCACCATCGTCTTCGGCGTCAGCGGTTACATCCGCATCAACAAGTTCAACCTCAACAAATCCCGCATCACCATTGCCGGTCAGACCGCCCCCGGCGACGGCATCGGATTCGAATTCGGCCCCCTCATCATCAACGGCAGCGACATCGTGATCCGGCACGTGCGCTTCCGCTACGGCCGGCGCGATGCCGGAGGCGACTGCATCAACCTCGGCAACGGCGTCACCAACATCCTGCTGGACCACTTGAGCGTCATGTTCTCCACCGACGAGAACATCTCCAGCTTCTCCCAGAATCCCCGGCCGGATTTCATCACCTTCCAATGGTCTCTCAATGCCTGGGGCCTGGAAAGCCACTCCTGCGGAGGCCTGTGGGACTTTAACCGCGTCACCACCCATCACACCCTCTGGGCCCACAACCACACCCGCAACCCCAAGGCCCGACCCGACGGCCTCCTCGACTGGATCAACAACGTCACCTACGACTGGGACATCGGCTTCATCATGGGCGATTCCACCACGCCGGCCAATTGGAAGGCCAACGTGATCGGCAACTATTTCATCTGTCCACCGGGCAACCTCCGGAGCGTTGCCCTGGAAAAGGCCAGCCTGGACCGCAACGGCAACTACAACTTCACCCTCCACGTCGCCAACAACCTCTTCGACAACAACGGCAACACCGTGCTGGACGGCTCCGACCGCGGCTTCGCCATCGCTTCCGGCAGTTACCGCGCCGCCACCTCGCCCATCGTCGTGCCCGGCCCCCAGGTGCCCGTCACCGTGGACCCGCCCCTCACCGCCTACAAGAAGGTCATCTCCCAGGCAGGTGCCCTCCGACTCGACGCCCTGGCTGGCATCCCCCTGCGCGATGAGGTGGATTCCATCCTCATCGACAACCTCCGGAACTGGCGGCGCATGCGCGTCAGCAGCGAAAGCCAGACCGGCGCCAGCAACAATGGCTGGGGCCAGCTCAACTCCGCTCCCGCACCCACCGATACCGACCGTGACGGCATGCCGGACGACTGGGAACTGACGCTGGGTTGGGACCCGGTTGCACCCGACCACAACGTGCCGCTGCCCGCCACCCATGGCGTCCTGGCCCCACCCACCTTCTTTCCCCCAGGGACCCCGGCCGGTTACACCCGACTCGAAGAGTACCTCCACTTCAAGGCCTCCCCCCACGCCATCATTCCCCGCAACACGCCCGAAAAGCCCTCCTCCTTCACCGTGGACCTCCGCCGCTACACCCTCGGCTTCGACAAGCCACCCGTGGTCTTCACCCTGAGCCGCATCAGCGGCGGTTCCGCCGAACTCCTGGCCGACGGCTGCACCGTCCGATTTACCCCCGACCCCGGGTTCACCGGGCGCGCCGGCTTCGATTTCACCGTCACCGACGGCGACGGCAGTACGTGGACGCAATCATTCCTCGTGCTGGTCAGCGCCGCGCGTGTGCCGCGCAATCTCCGCTGGCAGGGCGACGGCACGCAAAACCTTTGGGACACCAACACCCCGAGCTTTCGCGACGCCACCGGCCCCACCGCGTTCGAACCCGGCGACCACGTACGATTCGACGATTCCGGTTCCAACACACCTCCCATCACCCTCGTGGGCAGCCTGAGCCCGGGATCCGTCGAGGTCAGCGCCAGCGTGGATTACACCTTCACCGGACCGGGCTCCCTCACCGGTCCCATGAGCCTCACCAAACGCGGCCCCGGCACCCTGATCCTTGGCACCACCAACGATTACAGCGGCGGCACCACCCTGGCCGGAGGCATCCTCGTCCTCACCAATCACACCCTCGCCGCCGGCACAGGTCCCATCCGCATGGAGGGCGGCGACCTCTGGCTCGCCGCTCCCGGCGGCCCGGCCGTTTACAGTCAACCCTTGGAAATCCGCGCCCCCGCAACCCTCCACATCCCCGGCACCGGCAACGCCAACCAGGCCTGGGGCGGCCCGATCACCGGCACCGAACCGCTAACGCTGGATATCGCCGCCGGCGGCACCTTTTCCGCACGCAGTGGAATGAACCTGACCGGCTACGCCGGCGTCATCCGCTTGATCGGACCCGGCTGGTTCCGCTGGCAGGGCGGCTCCGGCAGCAGCACCACGGAATTCGATCTCGGCCCCCAGGGCACCATGATCTCGAGGGACGGCGGCACCGTGACCCTGGGCAGTCTCCGGGGCGGCCCCGGCAGCTCCCTGGCAGGCGCCTCGGTTTCCGCCAACCTCACCACCTACCAAATCGGTCCGCGCGGCAGCAGCACTTTCGAGGGCGTCATCCGGGACGGCGTAGCACCCACCCGTATCGTCAAACTGGGCGACGGAACCCTGACCCTCACCGGCACCAACCTCCACACGGGTGGCACCTGGATCGGCGCCGGGACCCTGCGCATGGATGGACACCACGGCCCCGCCCCCGTCATCGTCTCCAACAACGCCACGTTGAGCGGCACCGGGTTCATCCAGGGACCGGTCACTGTCCTGACCGGAGGGCGGATCGACCCTGGAGGCGCCGACGTCGGAACCTTGACCCTCGCAGGTGGATTGACACTCAACTCCCCCACCCTGGTCTTTGACCTCGCATCAACCCCGGAAGGCCCGAGCGACCGCATCCGGCTTCAGGGAGGCCTGCTCACCATGAACAGCCTCCAGACCTACCAATTCCGTCTGCGGGAAGGCCGGCTGCACGCCGGCACCTACACCCTTATCGAAGGCGGCGACAACACCAGCGTCAGCAGCGCCGTCTTCACCCACAACCTCCCGGGCGGCACCCGGCAAACCTTCCAGATCCAGCGGCCCCCCGCGGGCAACGGCGAGTGTTACGTGCGCCTCATCGTACAGGGCAACCCGGCCACTCTGATCTGGCGCGGTCTCCAGAACAACCTCTGGGACCTCACCACCACCAACTGGTGGAACGACGGTCAACCCGACCGATTCTATCCCCTCGACGCCGTCGTGGTCGACGACACCAGCGCTCACAGCCCCGAAATAAGCCTCGCCACCGCGCTGACCCCCGCCTCCGTCCTCGTCAATATCACCACCGACCGCACCTTCTCAGGACCGGGCGCCCTCACCGGGTCGGGCTCGCTCACAAAGACCGGTCCCGGCACGCTCCACATCCGCAACACCAACACAACATTCCAGGGCACCGTCCACGTCATGGGCGGTACCCTGAACCTGGCCGTGGCCGGGAGCACCTTGGGACAGGGACCGCTCATCCTCAGCGGCGAGGGCACGTTCCAAATGCCGCCCACGGCCGTGCAGTACAACTACTCGGGCACACTCACCGTTCCTGCAGGGGAAAGCGGTACGCTGTACTCACCCGGCCTCTTCAACCAGGTCCTGGGACCGTTGGTCTCGGGCGACACCAACAGCGTCCTCCGCATCGCCGGCGGCGTCAGCTTCGGGGGGGCCGATTCACAACAGTTCGACCGTTTCCAGGGCACCATTCACGTGTTGCCGGGTGCCACGCTCCGCTTCGCCCTCGCCTCCAGCGGCAATACCTTCGGTTCACTCATACCCACGTTCCGCGTGGACGGATCGCTCCGGCCACGCAACGCCGGCAACACCATCCGCCTCGGCGCCATCGCAGGAACCGGCGCCCTCGAGGGACCCCAGTCCAATGCCGGCTCCGGCGACACCCTCTACATCATCGGCGGCAACAACCGCTCCAGCACGTTCGATGGCATCCTCAGCAGCAACACCGCCGTGGCCGGCAGCCGCGTCCTCCTCCGGAAGGTCGGCATCGGACGCCTCACCCTCCGCGGTCCCAGTACCTACACCGGCGGCACCACCGTGGAGGCCGGCACACTGGTGGTCAACAACACCACCGGCAGCGGCACCGGCACCGGAGAAGTTCGTGTGCTCGCTGGCGCCACCCTAGCCGGCACAGGGACCATCGCCGGACCGACCACCCTGGAGGATCACGCGCGACTTGCCCCCGGCGACAACGGACCCGGAACCCTCACCTTCCTCGGCGACCTCGAACTGAACGAATTCAGCGAACTGGACTTCGACCTCGGCACGGCCAGCGACCAGATCCTTGTCCGGGGCGCCCTCACCCTCGCCGGCCGGCTGAATGTCAACCCGGGCCCCGGATTCGGGCCGGGCACCTACACCCTCATCCGTTGCGACCCGAACCAACCTTTCCACAATGGCGGTCTCGTCCCGGGCGAAACACCGCCCGGTTTCCAATACGAAATCGAGGCAATCCCGGGCGAGGTCCGCCTCCACGTCCGCCCCATCGCACCCCCGCAGTTCACCTCATGGCAATGGCACGAACAAACCCTCCGACTCACCGCCGAAGGCGGCCCCCCGAACACACCCTGCATCCTCCTCTCCACCACAAACCTCGCGCTCCCGTTGGAAATCTGGCGACCGCTGGCCACCAACGTCTTCGATACCCGCGGGCGATCCGAATGGGTTCTTCCCGTGGATCAAACGGAACCGGTCCGGTTCCTGCGGCTTTGGGTGCCCTGA
- a CDS encoding secondary thiamine-phosphate synthase enzyme YjbQ, with the protein MKSLTEYLWFELPRRRGFVNITDTVENLVRKSGVQEGLCLVNAMHITASVFINDAEDGLLQDFDDWLEKLAPHEPISQYRHNRTGEDNADAHLKRQVMGREVVVAITKGRLDLGPWEQIFYGEFDGRRRKRVLVKIIGE; encoded by the coding sequence GTGAAAAGTCTGACCGAGTACCTGTGGTTCGAACTGCCGCGGCGGCGCGGGTTCGTAAACATCACCGACACCGTCGAAAACCTGGTCCGGAAAAGCGGCGTGCAGGAGGGGCTCTGCCTCGTCAACGCCATGCACATCACCGCCAGCGTCTTCATCAACGACGCCGAAGACGGACTGCTCCAGGATTTCGACGACTGGCTGGAAAAACTCGCCCCGCACGAGCCCATCAGCCAATACCGACACAACCGCACCGGCGAAGACAATGCCGACGCCCACCTCAAACGCCAGGTCATGGGCCGTGAGGTCGTTGTCGCCATCACCAAGGGCCGGCTCGATCTCGGTCCGTGGGAGCAAATCTTCTACGGCGAGTTCGACGGTCGCCGCCGCAAGCGTGTCCTGGTCAAGATCATCGGCGAATGA
- a CDS encoding OPT family oligopeptide transporter — protein sequence MAILQLTPEQVRTWTLEQKDRWWLENVWRGDMPQLTWRSALTGMFLGGLLSLTNLYVGAKTGWTLGVGITSVILAFALFKVLARTGLTGEFTILENNCMQSIATAAGYMTAPLISSLAAYMMVTGGIIPMPVTIAWMVAVSVLGVLFAFPLKRRFINDEQHPFPEGRAAGIVMDALHSSGAQEGLFKARVLVSAAGLSALAKLMQSQPIMERLRLAWLTIPEYLDEWAYRLWGTIQIRGVDLRELTVRPDTDFVMMAAGGLMGIRVGVSLLVGAIVNYLVLVPWAIQAGIIQGVPGPDGLLHYGFRTITAWALWGGVAMMTTASLLAFFSKPQLLVQAFRGIFRSRAATSDVLAHIELPMWVFVVGIPVVGFAVVWLGHAFFGVKWWLGALAIPLVFIFTLIAVHSTALTSITPTGAMGKLTQLTFGLLDPGNIKSNLMTAGITAEVAGNASNLLMDIKPGYMLGAKPRQQAIGHVLGILAGAIVSVPIFYAVFLRGGPEQLVQEQYPMPAATIWKAVAEALTQGLDQLPVSARWAALVGAVLGIVLEGVRIATHGRFWLSPVGLGLATVIPFNTCLAMFLGSFVFWCAERLLKKPDTPAHRLLVQNQEPICGGVIAGGALMGIAVILIENFVLPSR from the coding sequence ATGGCCATTCTTCAACTGACTCCGGAACAGGTCCGAACCTGGACCCTGGAACAAAAGGACCGTTGGTGGCTGGAAAACGTCTGGCGGGGCGACATGCCCCAGTTGACATGGCGTTCAGCCCTCACCGGGATGTTCCTCGGCGGATTGCTTTCCCTGACCAACCTTTATGTGGGCGCCAAAACCGGCTGGACCCTCGGCGTCGGCATCACCTCGGTCATCCTTGCCTTCGCCCTGTTCAAGGTTCTGGCACGGACCGGACTGACGGGCGAATTCACCATCCTCGAAAACAACTGCATGCAGTCCATCGCCACGGCCGCGGGCTACATGACCGCGCCGCTGATCTCCAGCCTGGCCGCCTACATGATGGTCACGGGAGGGATCATCCCCATGCCCGTCACCATCGCATGGATGGTGGCGGTCTCGGTGCTCGGCGTGCTGTTCGCCTTCCCGCTCAAACGCCGGTTCATCAACGACGAACAGCATCCCTTCCCCGAAGGCCGTGCGGCCGGGATCGTCATGGACGCACTCCACAGCAGTGGCGCGCAGGAAGGACTGTTCAAAGCCCGCGTCCTGGTAAGTGCGGCGGGACTTTCCGCCCTCGCCAAGTTGATGCAGAGCCAGCCCATCATGGAACGGCTGCGCCTGGCCTGGCTGACCATCCCCGAGTACCTGGACGAGTGGGCGTACCGTCTCTGGGGCACCATCCAGATCCGGGGCGTGGACCTGCGCGAGCTGACGGTCCGGCCCGATACGGACTTCGTCATGATGGCCGCTGGTGGTTTGATGGGCATTCGCGTGGGCGTTTCCCTGCTGGTGGGCGCCATCGTCAATTACCTCGTCCTGGTCCCCTGGGCCATCCAGGCGGGCATCATCCAGGGTGTGCCCGGACCTGACGGCCTCCTGCATTACGGTTTTCGGACCATCACCGCGTGGGCCTTGTGGGGCGGCGTGGCCATGATGACCACCGCCTCGCTCCTGGCGTTCTTTTCCAAACCTCAACTGCTGGTCCAGGCGTTCCGCGGCATCTTCCGATCGCGCGCCGCCACCAGCGACGTCCTGGCCCACATCGAACTGCCCATGTGGGTCTTCGTGGTGGGCATCCCGGTGGTGGGCTTTGCCGTGGTATGGCTGGGCCACGCGTTCTTCGGGGTGAAATGGTGGCTGGGCGCCCTGGCCATCCCGCTGGTCTTCATCTTCACGCTCATCGCGGTCCACTCCACGGCCCTGACCTCCATCACCCCCACCGGGGCCATGGGCAAACTCACCCAGCTCACCTTCGGCCTGCTCGACCCCGGCAACATCAAGAGCAACCTCATGACCGCGGGCATCACCGCCGAGGTCGCCGGCAACGCCTCCAACCTGCTCATGGACATCAAACCGGGCTATATGCTGGGAGCCAAACCCCGGCAGCAAGCCATCGGACACGTCCTCGGAATCCTGGCAGGTGCCATCGTCTCCGTCCCCATATTCTACGCCGTGTTCCTGCGCGGCGGACCGGAGCAACTGGTGCAGGAGCAATACCCCATGCCCGCAGCCACAATCTGGAAGGCCGTGGCCGAAGCGTTGACCCAGGGCCTGGACCAACTGCCCGTCTCGGCCCGTTGGGCGGCCCTGGTCGGTGCCGTGCTCGGCATCGTGCTGGAGGGAGTCCGCATCGCCACACACGGCCGGTTCTGGCTCTCGCCCGTGGGGCTCGGACTGGCCACCGTCATCCCCTTCAACACCTGCCTGGCCATGTTCCTCGGTTCCTTTGTCTTCTGGTGCGCGGAACGGCTACTGAAAAAGCCCGACACCCCCGCTCACCGCCTCCTGGTCCAAAACCAGGAACCCATCTGCGGCGGTGTCATCGCCGGGGGCGCGCTCATGGGTATCGCCGTCATTCTCATCGAAAATTTCGTCCTGCCCTCCCGGTAG
- the glnA gene encoding type I glutamate--ammonia ligase, whose product MSTPKQVIEMARKAGARMVDIKFVDTFGTWQHFTCPIEELTEEVFSEGFGFDGSSIRGWKSIEASDMLALPDPATAFIDPFNAVPTLSLTCTIHETGTREPYIRDPRGIAQRAERYLEATGIGDTAYFGPEAEFFIFDNVQYDSRANGCFYTVDSIEGVWNTGREEHPSLGYKIRHKEGYFPVPPADTQQDIRNEMALTMMQLGVKVERQHHEVATAGQAEIDYRFDTLVRAADAMMVFKYVVKNVARKHGKTATFMPKPLFGDNGSGMHTHISLWKKGKPLFAGNEYAGLSELALYFIGGLLKHARALCAICNPTTNSYKRLVPGYEAPVNLAYSARNRSAAVRIPTYSENPKARRLEYRPPDPAANPYLAFAALLMAGLDGIQNKIHPGEPLDKNIYELPPEELKRVPQVAGSLLEAIEALEQDHEFLLKGDVFTREFLEMWAAMKRKEHDAIRLRPHPYEFFLYYDV is encoded by the coding sequence ATGAGCACACCCAAACAGGTCATTGAGATGGCCCGCAAAGCCGGGGCCAGAATGGTGGATATCAAGTTCGTCGACACCTTCGGCACGTGGCAGCATTTCACCTGCCCGATCGAGGAGTTGACGGAGGAGGTGTTCAGCGAAGGATTCGGGTTCGACGGCTCGAGTATCCGCGGATGGAAGAGCATTGAGGCCAGCGACATGCTGGCGCTGCCCGATCCGGCCACCGCATTCATCGACCCGTTCAATGCGGTGCCGACCCTTTCGCTGACGTGCACCATTCACGAGACCGGCACGCGCGAGCCCTACATTCGCGATCCACGGGGCATTGCCCAGCGGGCCGAACGGTATCTGGAGGCGACCGGGATCGGCGACACGGCCTACTTCGGTCCGGAGGCCGAGTTCTTCATTTTCGACAATGTGCAGTATGACAGTCGGGCCAACGGCTGTTTCTACACCGTGGACTCGATCGAGGGCGTCTGGAACACGGGACGCGAGGAGCATCCCAGCTTGGGCTACAAGATCCGGCACAAGGAGGGCTACTTTCCGGTGCCGCCGGCGGATACCCAACAGGACATCCGGAACGAGATGGCCCTGACGATGATGCAGCTGGGCGTGAAGGTGGAACGGCAGCATCACGAAGTGGCCACGGCGGGGCAGGCCGAGATTGATTACCGGTTTGACACGCTGGTGCGGGCTGCGGACGCCATGATGGTGTTCAAGTACGTGGTCAAGAACGTCGCCCGGAAACACGGCAAGACGGCGACGTTCATGCCCAAGCCGTTGTTTGGGGACAATGGCAGCGGCATGCACACCCACATCAGCCTGTGGAAGAAGGGCAAACCGTTGTTTGCCGGGAATGAGTATGCCGGTCTGAGCGAACTGGCGCTCTATTTCATTGGCGGCCTGCTAAAGCATGCCCGGGCTCTGTGCGCCATTTGCAATCCGACCACCAACAGCTACAAGCGGCTGGTGCCGGGTTACGAGGCACCGGTCAACCTGGCCTACAGCGCGCGCAATCGGTCGGCCGCGGTGCGGATTCCCACCTACAGCGAGAACCCCAAGGCCCGTCGGCTGGAGTATCGTCCGCCCGATCCCGCGGCCAATCCCTACCTGGCCTTTGCCGCGCTGCTGATGGCGGGCTTGGACGGCATTCAGAACAAGATCCACCCGGGCGAGCCGCTGGATAAGAACATCTATGAGCTGCCGCCGGAGGAATTGAAACGTGTGCCGCAGGTGGCCGGGAGCCTGTTGGAGGCGATCGAAGCCCTGGAACAGGATCACGAGTTCCTGCTCAAGGGCGACGTGTTCACGCGCGAGTTTCTGGAAATGTGGGCGGCGATGAAGCGCAAGGAACACGACGCCATCCGGCTCCGGCCGCACCCGTACGAGTTCTTCCTCTACTACGACGTCTGA
- a CDS encoding ammonium transporter has protein sequence MKNDGLRRWGVGLTVLAWAATPWLARAGESTKPELSSGDTAWMLTATALVLFMTLPGLALFYGGLVRAKNVLTVLVQCFAIASIVTVLWVIYGYSLAFDTTGMSAGVTNLHSFVGGLSRAFLRGVGLESLTGTIPESLFAAFQLTFAIITPALIVGAFAERMKFSAMLIFTLTWFTLCYLPICHMAWSGPGSLFGDWGVLDFAGGTVVHINAGIAGLVACLMVGRRMGFGKEPLPPHNVPMTVTGAAMLWVGWFGFNAGSALAANATAGMALLVTQVATGTAATTWMVWEWLRSGKPTAVGLATGAVAGLVAITPASGTAGPMGALLIGVLAATGCYFAATSLKRALGYDDSLDVFGVHGVGGVIGALLTGVCASRALGGAGLAEGVGIPGQVFTQLKSVLVTVVWSAGVSVMALLLARVLVGLRVAPEVEHSGLDLAEHGEEGYPSVRA, from the coding sequence ATGAAGAACGATGGGTTGCGGCGATGGGGTGTGGGGCTGACGGTGTTGGCGTGGGCGGCAACGCCGTGGCTGGCGCGGGCGGGGGAATCCACCAAGCCCGAGTTGTCTTCGGGCGACACGGCGTGGATGCTGACCGCGACGGCCCTGGTGTTGTTCATGACGCTGCCGGGCCTGGCCCTGTTTTATGGCGGGCTTGTCCGGGCGAAGAACGTGCTAACGGTGCTGGTGCAGTGTTTTGCCATCGCCAGCATCGTCACCGTGTTGTGGGTGATCTACGGTTACAGTCTGGCCTTTGACACGACGGGCATGTCCGCCGGTGTGACGAATCTTCATTCCTTTGTTGGCGGGCTGAGCAGGGCATTCCTGCGCGGGGTGGGCCTGGAAAGCCTGACCGGGACGATTCCGGAGAGCCTTTTTGCGGCCTTTCAGCTGACCTTTGCCATCATCACGCCGGCACTGATTGTGGGTGCCTTTGCCGAGCGGATGAAGTTCAGTGCCATGCTGATCTTCACGCTGACGTGGTTCACGTTGTGTTATTTACCGATTTGTCACATGGCATGGTCGGGGCCGGGATCGCTGTTTGGCGACTGGGGCGTACTGGACTTTGCCGGTGGAACGGTGGTGCACATCAATGCCGGGATTGCCGGTCTGGTGGCCTGTCTGATGGTGGGTCGGCGGATGGGTTTCGGGAAGGAACCGTTGCCGCCGCATAATGTGCCGATGACCGTGACGGGTGCGGCGATGCTGTGGGTGGGGTGGTTTGGATTCAACGCCGGCAGTGCCCTGGCGGCGAACGCCACGGCCGGGATGGCGCTGTTGGTGACGCAGGTGGCCACGGGCACGGCAGCCACGACGTGGATGGTTTGGGAGTGGCTCCGAAGTGGCAAACCCACCGCGGTCGGTCTGGCCACGGGTGCCGTGGCGGGCCTGGTGGCCATCACACCGGCCAGTGGAACCGCGGGACCCATGGGCGCGCTTTTGATCGGGGTTCTGGCGGCCACGGGTTGTTATTTTGCCGCTACGAGTTTGAAACGGGCCCTGGGGTATGACGACAGTCTGGATGTATTTGGCGTGCACGGCGTGGGCGGTGTCATCGGCGCGTTGTTGACGGGGGTTTGTGCCAGCCGTGCGTTGGGCGGGGCCGGCCTCGCCGAGGGGGTGGGCATCCCGGGCCAGGTCTTCACCCAGCTCAAGAGCGTGCTGGTGACGGTCGTGTGGAGTGCCGGGGTCTCGGTGATGGCGCTACTGTTGGCCCGGGTGCTGGTGGGCTTGCGGGTGGCGCCCGAGGTGGAACATTCCGGTCTCGACCTTGCGGAGCACGGCGAGGAGGGTTACCCCTCCGTGCGGGCGTGA
- a CDS encoding P-II family nitrogen regulator produces the protein MKKIEAIIKPFKLEDVKEALTEVGIAGMTVTEVKGFGRQRGHTEIYRGSEYTVDFLPKIKIEVVVTEGQLDAAVQAILKAARTGKIGDGKIFVVPVLEAIRIRTEERDEAAV, from the coding sequence ATGAAGAAGATCGAGGCGATCATCAAGCCGTTCAAACTGGAGGACGTCAAAGAGGCGCTGACCGAGGTGGGGATTGCGGGGATGACGGTGACGGAGGTCAAGGGGTTTGGTCGCCAGCGGGGCCACACGGAGATTTACCGCGGCAGCGAGTACACCGTGGATTTTCTGCCCAAAATCAAAATCGAGGTGGTGGTCACCGAGGGGCAACTGGACGCGGCTGTGCAGGCCATTTTGAAGGCGGCGCGGACGGGCAAGATCGGGGACGGCAAAATCTTCGTGGTTCCGGTGCTGGAGGCGATCCGGATTCGGACGGAAGAACGTGACGAAGCTGCCGTGTAA